A genomic window from Methylobacterium nodulans ORS 2060 includes:
- a CDS encoding solute symporter family protein produces MQAANNPLAITFFFVFMALTLGITYWAARRTRTTEQFFAADGQITAWQNGWALAGDFLSAAALLGIAGIITSNGFDGLIYSIGFLVGWPIISFLIVEPLRNLGKFTFADVVAYRLQQRPVRMAAAIGTLTVILLYLIAQMVATGSLIKLLFGLPYVVSVVVVGTAMLTYVIFGGMLATTWVQVIKAVLLSLGGLLLAVLVLAHFDMNPLHLFSAAADKYGEHVLQPGAKAAGSGWDAISLGVGLMFGTAALPHVLMRAFTVPDVKEARMSILYATGIIGSFHLLVFVIGFGAMVLVGPEAVTKAGGGGNMAAPLLALTVGGSGFFGFICAVAFATMLAVVAGLTLSGVATVCHDLWVNVVRGGHSPEREQLTVARIATVVIAALAVFLGIVFEGQNVAFMAGLAFAVAASANFPALLLSITWKRFTTSAAVASILFGTFSALLLIWLSPTVQVDVLGRSLADVSQAWWFVPLKNPALISMPLSFLIAVVVSLVTDEDGAEGTFHEMRQRIMFGASRDTYSER; encoded by the coding sequence ATGCAGGCAGCGAACAATCCACTCGCCATAACCTTCTTTTTCGTATTCATGGCGCTGACGCTCGGCATTACGTATTGGGCCGCGCGTCGGACGCGGACGACCGAGCAGTTCTTCGCCGCCGACGGGCAAATCACCGCGTGGCAGAATGGCTGGGCGCTGGCCGGGGACTTCCTCAGCGCGGCGGCGCTGCTGGGGATTGCCGGCATCATCACGTCGAATGGCTTCGACGGACTGATCTATTCGATTGGCTTCCTGGTCGGTTGGCCCATCATCTCCTTCTTGATCGTCGAGCCGTTGCGCAACCTCGGAAAGTTTACCTTCGCCGATGTCGTTGCCTATCGCCTGCAGCAACGCCCTGTGCGTATGGCCGCCGCTATTGGGACGCTGACCGTTATCCTGCTGTATTTGATCGCCCAGATGGTCGCGACAGGCTCGCTGATCAAACTCCTCTTCGGCTTGCCCTACGTTGTCTCGGTCGTCGTGGTTGGAACGGCCATGCTCACGTACGTGATATTCGGTGGCATGCTGGCAACCACGTGGGTCCAAGTTATCAAGGCCGTGCTCCTGTCGCTCGGCGGCCTGCTCCTGGCGGTCCTGGTGCTGGCGCACTTCGATATGAACCCGCTGCATCTCTTCTCCGCTGCGGCCGACAAGTACGGTGAGCACGTCCTTCAGCCCGGCGCGAAGGCTGCCGGAAGCGGATGGGACGCGATCTCCCTCGGCGTCGGGCTGATGTTCGGAACCGCTGCGTTGCCGCACGTCCTTATGCGGGCCTTCACGGTTCCGGACGTCAAGGAGGCCCGGATGTCGATCCTGTATGCCACCGGTATCATCGGCTCGTTCCACCTCCTTGTCTTCGTGATCGGCTTCGGGGCGATGGTCCTCGTCGGGCCCGAGGCCGTGACGAAGGCCGGCGGCGGCGGCAATATGGCAGCCCCCCTCCTCGCTCTTACGGTCGGTGGCAGCGGGTTCTTCGGCTTCATCTGCGCGGTCGCCTTCGCGACGATGCTCGCGGTTGTCGCCGGGCTGACGCTCTCCGGGGTGGCCACAGTCTGCCACGATCTCTGGGTCAACGTCGTTCGCGGTGGCCATTCGCCGGAGCGCGAGCAACTCACGGTCGCGCGGATCGCAACGGTCGTCATAGCCGCCCTGGCAGTATTTCTGGGTATCGTCTTCGAGGGACAGAACGTCGCGTTCATGGCAGGGCTCGCGTTCGCCGTCGCCGCCTCCGCCAATTTCCCCGCCCTGCTGCTTTCTATCACCTGGAAGCGGTTCACGACCTCGGCTGCCGTCGCCAGCATCCTCTTCGGCACATTCTCGGCTCTCCTGCTGATCTGGCTCTCGCCTACGGTCCAGGTGGACGTGCTGGGACGAAGCCTCGCCGATGTCTCTCAGGCTTGGTGGTTCGTTCCCCTGAAGAACCCGGCCCTCATCAGCATGCCTCTTTCCTTCCTCATCGCGGTCGTTGTCTCGCTCGTGACCGACGAGGACGGTGCTGAGGGCACCTTCCATGAGATGCGGCAGCGGATCATGTTCGGTGCATCGCGGGACACATACTCGGAACGGTAA
- a CDS encoding DUF485 domain-containing protein → MRASDKYAYSERKYQFEKLCNRRSRVAAALSFVMILMYFSFMAMFAFSKSTMGIIIAPGLSLCILLGAGVIVGSFALCFGYVVWANRVYDPSVRRIMD, encoded by the coding sequence ATGCGTGCATCCGACAAATATGCTTATTCAGAAAGGAAGTATCAGTTCGAGAAACTATGTAATAGGCGCTCACGCGTAGCGGCTGCGTTGAGTTTCGTAATGATCCTGATGTACTTTAGTTTTATGGCGATGTTCGCCTTCTCAAAATCAACGATGGGCATAATCATAGCCCCTGGCTTATCGCTCTGCATCCTGCTTGGGGCGGGCGTCATTGTTGGTTCTTTTGCCCTTTGTTTCGGATACGTCGTCTGGGCGAACCGAGTTTACGACCCGTCTGTTCGCCGCATCATGGATTAA
- a CDS encoding carbon-nitrogen hydrolase family protein, producing MPAQYPQFKAAACHVASVFLDSTASAEKAVTLIGEAARSGADLVVFPEGYMPGFPLWAALRAPIHNHDLFRRLAAQSVRLDGPEIGAVRAAARRHGVLVSLGFSESTEASVGCLWNSNVLIGRNGAILNHHRKLVPTFYEKLVWANGDARGLRVTPTEIGRVGMLICGENTNPLARYALMAQGEQVHISTYPPTWPTRPPGERAAYDLARAIEIRAGAHAFEAKVFNIVCSGVLDGVARAILCDGDPALADIVERTPAGVSMVLGPTGVHVAEPHQGDEGIVYAEIDVAACVEPKQFHDVVGYYNRFDIFHLNVDRSPREPVSFEAAAAQPAGYAADRGGTGPVPFGSSAVASGPDDEEPALVHPFRRVGN from the coding sequence ATGCCAGCACAGTATCCCCAGTTCAAGGCAGCCGCCTGCCACGTCGCCTCGGTCTTCCTTGACAGCACCGCCTCAGCCGAGAAGGCAGTCACCCTGATCGGCGAGGCCGCCCGGTCAGGTGCGGACCTCGTGGTCTTTCCCGAAGGCTACATGCCCGGCTTTCCCCTGTGGGCAGCCCTGCGAGCGCCAATCCACAACCATGACCTGTTCAGGCGTCTGGCGGCTCAGTCCGTCCGCCTCGACGGTCCGGAGATCGGCGCAGTGCGTGCCGCCGCTCGGCGTCACGGCGTTCTCGTCTCGCTGGGGTTCAGTGAGAGCACCGAAGCGAGCGTCGGCTGCCTGTGGAATTCGAACGTGCTGATCGGGCGTAACGGAGCGATCCTCAACCATCATCGCAAGCTCGTGCCGACCTTCTACGAGAAACTCGTCTGGGCGAATGGTGACGCGCGAGGCCTCCGCGTGACCCCCACCGAGATCGGCCGGGTCGGCATGCTGATTTGCGGCGAGAATACCAACCCCCTGGCCCGCTATGCGTTGATGGCGCAAGGTGAGCAGGTCCATATCTCGACCTACCCGCCGACCTGGCCGACCCGTCCGCCGGGCGAGCGTGCCGCCTACGACCTTGCACGGGCCATCGAGATCCGCGCCGGGGCGCACGCCTTCGAGGCCAAGGTGTTCAACATCGTATGCTCCGGGGTCCTCGACGGGGTTGCCAGGGCGATCCTCTGCGACGGTGATCCGGCCCTGGCCGACATCGTCGAACGGACGCCCGCGGGGGTGTCCATGGTCCTGGGCCCCACCGGAGTGCACGTCGCAGAGCCGCATCAGGGAGACGAGGGGATCGTCTACGCCGAGATCGACGTCGCGGCCTGCGTTGAGCCGAAGCAGTTCCATGACGTGGTCGGCTACTACAATCGCTTCGACATCTTCCATCTGAATGTCGACCGCTCGCCCCGCGAGCCGGTCAGCTTCGAGGCCGCGGCCGCTCAGCCAGCGGGGTACGCCGCAGACCGCGGCGGCACCGGCCCGGTACCCTTCGGCTCCAGTGCCGTGGCGTCCGGCCCTGACGATGAGGAGCCGGCGCTGGTCCATCCGTTTCGCCGCGTAGGCAACTGA
- a CDS encoding LysR family transcriptional regulator translates to MFDWNDLTFFLELARHGRLMPAARRLKVDHTTVSRRIAELERNLDSRLFQRCSGGFVLTEAGHKLFVIAEAIEQKMLSVPEALGLQEAGQLLGRVRVATMEGIAAFYLAAKFSEFAASMPGVVVELVTERHLINLTKREADISVSFVPPQGPRLLVRRVGEFRLALFASERYLARRGRPATRADLQDHDFVDYVEDLVAIEPVHWLLEVLTPSNVVFRSTSMAAQQTAVASGAGMALLPLFSAKTNPALIPVLPNEVVVRRDLYLGVHEDIEYVGRVRAVTRFLTSLFTQEAAYLNQF, encoded by the coding sequence ATGTTCGACTGGAACGACCTTACCTTCTTCCTGGAGCTCGCCCGGCACGGCCGGTTGATGCCGGCCGCGCGTCGCCTCAAGGTCGACCACACGACGGTCAGCCGTCGCATCGCCGAGTTGGAGCGCAATCTCGATTCCAGGCTGTTCCAGCGCTGCTCCGGCGGCTTCGTGCTGACCGAGGCCGGTCACAAGTTGTTCGTCATCGCCGAGGCCATCGAGCAGAAGATGCTTTCGGTCCCGGAAGCGCTCGGCTTGCAGGAGGCGGGTCAGCTGCTGGGACGTGTGCGGGTCGCCACCATGGAAGGCATCGCCGCGTTCTATTTGGCAGCCAAGTTCAGTGAATTCGCCGCGAGCATGCCCGGCGTCGTGGTCGAGCTCGTCACGGAGCGGCATCTGATCAACTTGACCAAGCGCGAGGCTGACATCTCGGTGTCCTTCGTGCCGCCTCAAGGCCCGCGCCTCCTGGTGCGGCGGGTCGGCGAGTTTCGCTTGGCCTTGTTCGCGTCCGAGCGCTACCTGGCCCGTCGCGGCCGGCCGGCGACGCGCGCCGACCTTCAGGATCACGACTTCGTCGATTACGTCGAAGACTTGGTAGCCATCGAGCCTGTGCACTGGCTGCTTGAAGTGCTAACGCCGTCGAATGTGGTCTTCCGCTCCACCAGCATGGCCGCCCAGCAGACCGCTGTCGCTTCGGGCGCCGGGATGGCCCTCCTGCCGCTCTTCTCGGCCAAGACCAACCCGGCGCTGATCCCAGTGTTGCCGAATGAAGTGGTGGTGCGCCGCGACCTCTACCTCGGCGTGCATGAGGACATCGAGTATGTCGGCCGCGTCCGTGCCGTGACCCGCTTCCTCACCAGCCTGTTCACCCAGGAGGCAGCCTACCTGAACCAATTTTGA